TACGACGTTCAGCCGGCTCCGGCACTGACGATTGCTGATAGCATTAACGTTGAGCTTCCGCAGGATGGCAGACGCGCGCTCCGAGCCGTTTATCAGACGAACGGCCAGATTCTGGCTGTGGATGAGCAGATGATCCTTACGGCGGCCCGTTTGGTTGCTCAACATACCGGCCTGTTTGTTGAGCCTGCCTCAGCCGTAGCCTTTGCAGGCCTGATTTCTCTGGTTGAGCATCGGCAGATCAGCTCCGGCGATCGGATCGTGGTGGTGAGTACCGGAACAGGCTTGAAAGATGTCCAAGCCGTGTTACGCGCTGATCCTCAGCCAGTGCCTATTCAGCCAACCCTGGAAGCTGTGCGGGATACGCTTCAGAGACGATAGCAGCCGCTAAGCAATGAGCGAAGCTAGCTCTTCGTCACACACGTCCGGT
Above is a window of Herpetosiphonaceae bacterium DNA encoding:
- a CDS encoding pyridoxal-phosphate dependent enzyme; protein product: YDVQPAPALTIADSINVELPQDGRRALRAVYQTNGQILAVDEQMILTAARLVAQHTGLFVEPASAVAFAGLISLVEHRQISSGDRIVVVSTGTGLKDVQAVLRADPQPVPIQPTLEAVRDTLQRR